The Calditerricola satsumensis region ACCCTATTCGACAAAAAAGCGTGTAGACCTTGTACCTCCCGGTACTTTGTCTACACGCTGATAATTTCTTGGTTTTATGGAATGCCATTCACCACGATAATAGGTTGCGATGTGATCAAACGGTTCATCATCATATGTTCCCGGTGGTCCATCAAAGGACGGCAGTCGAACTTGTTGTTCACCAAACATTTCAATGTAATCCTTATATGTCTGTACACACTCTGTAAACACTAGCTTTTTATCTACACCTTCTTGGTCAGTAAATTCTACCGTAATTTTGTCCTGCTCGAACAAGACATGTCCGATATTGACGTTTTCGTCGTAATAATCAAATTTATAATGCAACCTACCCTCGGCTTCATTCATTAACTCAATTTTGCCTACAAGAACGACATCTTCTGACTCAGTTTTAATGTATACATCTAGCGCATTCACAGAACCATCCCACGGTTTCTCATTGTCCTTCACCTTGCGGGCTACCCGAGCCATCAGGATGTCGTGGTTAACCCGGTCGAAGACTTTTCCAGGTCCATGTCCACCACATAGCGATAGCCGGCCTCCACGTACGCTCGCGCCCGGCGTACCGCCTGGTGCGCGCTGCGTCCTGGCCGGAAACCAAAGCTGGCCTCCGAAAACCCTGGATCAAAGATGGGCGTGAGGACTTGCAAGAGGGCCTGCTGGATCAGGCGGTCCAGCACCGTGGGGATACCCAACAGCCGCACACCGCCACCGGGTTTCGGGATTTCGACTCGACGGACCGGAGACGGCCGATAGGTTTCCGCGAGCAGCTCCTCGCGGATGCGTGTCCAGTGGTTGACGAGATAGGCGCGGAGATCTTTCACCTCCATCCCGTCAATCCCTGGTGCACCCTTGTTCTGCTCAACACGGCGCAAGGCGCGGAGCATGTTCTGCCGCTCCACCACCTGCTCCATCAGGTTGTCGCCTGCTTCGCGGGGCGGAGTGGCGAGGGGTGCCGGAGAAGGACTCGGCGCTCCTACGGTCCCCCGCGGATTCACCGCTTCCTCCCGTAGGCAGCTCCCTTTCGGGATTTTCGGCTGTCGTCGCCCTTCTCGCGAACCCATGTCGCACCCACCCCTTTCCTTGTGTTCGGCCCTTCCGTCTCCCGGACGTCGCGGGAGACGTACTATGGCCTCTGCTGACTCCTGCCGGTTCAGCCGCGTCTTTCGACGCGGGTTACCCGGTAACCGGGCATATCCGGCAGGCCTCCCCGGGTAAGAGCGCTGTCTTTCCCTCCATCTACCCGCCCCATTTGCTGCCTGTACCCTTCAGCGGCAAGGACTTTGTCTTGTTGTGCAGACTCATCCAAGCACAGACAGCCTCGTATGGGGTTCCTGTTCGTCGGGCCGCAAGGTTCCGCCGGCTTCCTTCAGACTCCGTCTCGCGGCGGACGCCCTCGCCTTAAGCGAACGGGCTACTGCCGCCTTCGCCGTTCGGGACTTTCACCCTATAGACAGCGCCCATGCCGGGCGCACACAAAAAAACCCGGTGCGTTTTAAGCACCGGGTTGCTACATTTACCGAATAACAACGTACTCGGCGTCATACGGGCTCGTGCTACCCGTATAGTACACATCCACGATGTCGCCTTTCTTAATCGAAGAGAAGGATACCGTCTCTCCGTTCTTGATGATCTGAGCTCCCACGTTGGTACCGCTAGCCAACGTCAACTCATAGATGTTACCAAATTGATCCATCACGCGGATTGTTCCAGCAGCAGCATACGTTTCGCTACCGGAACTATTAACACCTTTTTCAGTCGGTGTTGCCACAACCGTGGCACCAACAAGGTTTGCAATCTGCGGAGTTCCAGCAGTACCGGAATTGGGGGCTTTCACAAAATCAACGATGCGACCTTGGAAGTCAAGAACAGCATACACAATTACACGCTGGCCGCTAGCAACTTCGTCATGGTAACCACCAGAAGCTTGCGGAACACCATTGCCATCCGGGGCAAAGAAGCGAGTAACAGCATTACCAGTCAAACGGTACTCTTTTCCGTTCAATGTGACATAGTACTCGCTGTTGTTAACCACGCGGGTCGCCGTAACAACACCTTGCACAACATCCTTCTTCGCCTCGATAGCAATGACTTGACCGCTCTTGTTGAATGTCAGCTTGACACGAGCATTTGTATTGGCGGAATCGCCAAGATAGGTGTTCAAGTCTGCGAGTGTGTAAGCTGTGCCATCGGACTTCGTTTGCTTACCATCAAGAATAATAGTCACAGAAGGAACAACTGTTGCAGCGCTGGTTGGCGTGCTGAATGTGTTCAGCCCAGTCTTGACATAGTAATCAATACCAGGGGTGCCGTTTGTATCGAGTCCAACATCACCCGTAGCACTAGAGGTTGTGCCGAAAGATCCCGTTAGCGTTTCATAATACAAATCGAGCGTGTTCACCTCACCTTTAGCATTCAGAATAGCGTTCCCGATGATTTTTGAACCACCAGAAACAACGGAGCCGATGTCAGCAAATGACTTGGTTGTCCCATGCAAACGAATTGTAGGTGTAGTCACAAACGCATACCGTTTGCCATCGATAACAACATAGTTCTTGCCTTCTATATCGGTACCCGTAGCCGTCACGACACCAGCCGCCGTATTCGCAGCATGTGCAAAAGCCGTAACAACTTTTCCTTCATCATTTGTAATGAATGTGTACGTTTGCCCTTGGGCGATGCTCGAAGAGCTGCCAGCATTCACGTTACCGCTCGTGTCAACAAACCACCACGTGTTGGCGAATTGGAGGGTCTTCCCGTCAACGACAACATACTGGCCGTTGGTATTGACACCAACTTCGCTCACACGCCCTTTAACACTCGGATACGTTGCAGACATCGAGATGATAACCGGCGTAGGCGCACCGTTGGTGGTAAACTGAACCGGTTTCCCAACTTGGAAGACTCTGAGCGCATCGGTTCCGAAAGCTACATACAACCCATTAACGGTCAACGCAGCATTGGATGCAACAACATAATTCGTGTCGTTAATGGTAACCGTATTGCTATCAACAAGAAGTTTCTGAAGGACATTGTCAGCTTCCCATTTTACTTTAACCACAAACTCTTTGCCTTTGTAGGTAACTTTCACTTCAGTCTCAACATTCGGCTTCAGCGCTTCAAGCAGGTCAACCGTTTGCTTGCTCCCGTCGTTGAAGGTAACCTCAATCTTCTTGGAATTGATAACCGTAACGCTTACAACCTTCAGGTTAGCAATGACAACTTCTTCAGCCTTCTTCACATAAACGTCTTTGTTCTTGTAGAACTCGTACGCCAGGCGCGCAACCGCTTGACGCTCGGCATTCCCCTTCGGGTTGAAGTTCGTGCCGTCGCCCTGGATGAAGCCGATTTCCGCCGCAAGGGCCACATCAGCTTTCGCCCAGTCGGACACTTGGGCCGCATCGGCGAACTTGATGCTCAGGTTGAGCCCGGCAGCTTCATCTTCGTACCCGAAGGCGCGAACGAACGTCACCGCCATCTGCTCGCGGGTGATGAAGTCGTTGGCACCAAACTTCGTCTCGTTGTAGCCCTTCATGATGCCGGCTTTCACAACCGCGCCGACATAGCCGCGAGCCCACTCGGGAACGTCGGTGAACTGCTTCGCCGCTCGGCGTCTTCTTTCAGGCCCAGCGCCTTGGCCAGAACCTTGGCGAATTCGGCACGGGTGATTTTCGCCGTCGGCTTGAAGGTCCCATCCGGATACCCGCTGATGATCCCGGCCTCAACCAGGGCCTGGATTTCCGCGCGGGCATAGGACTTCTCAATGTCGGACAGGTTTGCCGCAAAGGCAGGCGTGATCGAGGACAGCACCAGCGAGGAAGCGAGAGCACCAGCCAAAACTTTCTTCTTGACGTCCATAACTTTCCCTACTCCTCCTTCGGTTCGTTAGAATGGTGTTTCTTGTTTTATTAGGTGAAAGCTCCCCTCTTTTACTCCTCCGGTTCACCCCCTTCAGCCGAGGGAGCTTTTGTTGCGTAATCTATCATCTACAGCGCATGGCTGTAGATTGCCAGGTTAGAAATCTTTTTGGTATGGCAATGATCTTGCTGGTAGAGTTGGCAGAGAGACCAACGCAATTTCTAGTATAGTAAAACTCCTGGCCTTCGTAAAGAAAAATTCGGGGGAATAACCAAGGAAATTGTAACCGGTTGGACAGGTTTCAACGGTTTTCTGCCTCCCGCGAACAATTGCGAGACAAGATTCGACAAGGCGCCCGTTTAGCAAGGTTTCGCGGAGGTGACTCCATCACAAACACCCACCCCTATTGACGCTCCCCGCGACAGAAAGGTTGCGCTCATCTTTTCCCGTGACCATGGAAAAAGAGCCCCACAGTTCGCTATGCTTATGCCGGGGAGGTTGGGGGTATGCCGTCCATCGCCTATCGAACCGTAAAAGGCTACGGCGAAGCGGAAATCGTCATCCAGAAATCGCGCTTCATCGCCCAGGTGGCGCGCGCCGAGACGGAAGAGGAAGCCGCGGCCTTCATCCACGCCGTCAAGGCCAAGCACTGGGACGCCACGCACAACTGCTCGGCCTACGTGGTCGGCGAGCACGACCAGTGGCAGCGCTCCTCCGACGACGGGGAGCCGAGCGGCACGGCGGGACGCCCGATCCTGGAGGTGATCAGGCGCCTCGGCCTCAAGAACACCGTCGTCGTCGTGACGCGCTACTTCGGCGGCATCAAGCTCGGCGCCAGCGGCCTCATCCGCGCCTACGCGGAAAGCGCCGCCGCGGGCATTGCCGCCGCGGGCGTGGTGGAGCGCGCCCTGTATGACCGGGTGGACGTGACGGTGGACTACGCCGATTGGGGCCGCGTGGAATACTGGGCGCGCCAGGCCGGCGTGCTTGTCGACGACGTGGCGTTCACCCACGTTGTGCAAGCGCGCCTGCTCTGTCCGCCCGAGGCCACGGACGCGGTACGGGAAAAGCTGGCCGAGCTGACCGCCGGCCGCGCCGCGGTCACGGTGGCGGGACAAGCCTGGGTGGAGAAAGAAGCGCAATCATAGAAGGTGTATTCAACGGGCGCGCGGCAAATCCTGCTTCGTGTCGAAAAATTTTGGGCCAACTGGTGACCGGTTTGTGGCCAAACGGGGAACACGGCGGACCCCAGCAAACGGGGCCCGCCGTTTTTCGCGTCCTTCGGCAGGGTTTCCGGACATCCGCCCGGCTTACTTCGGCACCTTCTTCTGCTGCGCCAGCACGCGCATGGCGATGCGCGCCGCCTCGGCCCGCGTCAGGCTGCCCTCCGGCTCGAAGTAGAAGGTCTGCTTCTTCTGCCCCGGCTTCAGCACATGGGGCTTGCCCTCCATCAGCTTCGCCCCGGTCACGGCCAGCACCGACGGGGCCGCGTAGCGGTCGATGGTGCGCGAGTCGGTGAACAGCTTGTCCAGCCGCTTGTACGCCTTGTCCGGATCGCTCTCCACCTTCAGCTTCGCCGCGCGGGCGATCATCACCGCCGCGTCTTCGCGCGCCAGGGGCTTGTACGGCTCAAAGCGGCCGCTGAGGGTCCCGCGCACGATGCCCGCCCGGGCCGCCGTCTCGATGTATTTGTAGTCGAACAGCCCCTGGCTGAGCGGGTCGTAGGTGCGCACGTCGGTGAAGGTGAGGCTCCCCTCATAGTCGAGCGGGATCTCGAACATCTTCACCAGCATCGTCACGAACTCGCCGCGCGTGATCGGCTCGTTGGGCACGAAGAGGTTGGGCTCCTTGTTCATCATGTAGCCCTTGGCATACAGCGTGTCGAGGTCGTCCCGCGCCCACGGATGGTCGATCACGTCGTTGAAGCTGTTGTGCATGTACATGACCACGTAGTAGCCGAACTGGGCAAGCGGCACGGTGATCGTCTGCTTGCTCGGGTCGACCACCCCGCCAATGTTCTTCCACATCAGGCGCACCGTGCCCGTCTCGTCCGGATAGTAGCCGTAGTGGAAGACGGTCAGGTAGCGCCAGGCATTGGGGCGAATCTTCGGGTCGTACTTCAGCGTCAGTTTGCCCGGCTTCGTCGGCACAATGGCGTCGCGCGGGTTGATGCGCAGGTAGTACTCCTTCCCCGGCTCGTAGGGCAGAAGCCCGCTGCCGCGCACCGCCTCACCCGGCGTCAGGTTCTTCAGCTCGGCGTCAGTGATCAGGCCGGCGTCAATCCAGTACACCGGGCTGGCCATGCGGAACCGGCCGGTCGTGTCGACGATCAGGTTCACCGGGTTGGTGAGGGCCGGCCACCACCAGCCGAACTTCGCCTTTTCGGCAGGGGTAGGGAAGCGCACCTTGTCGACGCGCCCGTCGACGGGATCGGCAATGCCGATCACCAGTTCCCGCTGGTCGCTCAGGAGCAGGTGCGGCGACTGCGGGTCGTTGCGCTTGAAGGCCGTGCCCTTGTCAAAGGCGATTTCCAGCTGTTTGTTGAACACGCTGATTTTGCCGTTCTTGAGCGGCACCTTCACGGCCGCGCCCACTTCCGGCGCGTTGACGTAGCGGATCTCGGCCACGCCGGTTGTCTTCTCTTTCCCGCGGTACACGTCGAAGGTGATCTTGTTAAGGCCCGGCTTGAGGCCCTTCACCTCGTGGATGAACCCGTCGACCAGCGATCCGTCGCGGTCGTACACCTTGCCCTTCTTGGCCTCGCCGTCCTTGAAGACGACGCGGTCGGCCCCCTCGGCGACGATGTGGAGCTGCACGAAATCGGTGTTCACCACGTTCGTCTTGTCGAGATCCGGGAACACGATGTCGTAGGGCAGCGGTTCGCGCACCACTTCCACAAGCATGGTGTGGCTCAGGCCCGACGCGTTTGTCACCGTGAACTCGATCGTCGTCGTGCCGAGGGCGAGCGGATACTGCGCCGTCAGCCGCCCGTTGTCCTGCGGGCTGACATACTGAAGTTCCGTGAGCACGGCGCTGCTTTGCGGCGAAAATTCCGTGCGCGAGCTGCCGTCTCGTTTGTAGAACTTGCGATCCGTTGGGTCGTATTCGTACCACTCCGTCACCGGTTGGCCGTTCGGCGGCGTCACCGTCACCTTCAACTTGTCCGCGTAGGCGAAATTCCCCTTCAGGGTGATGGAACGCGCCTTGGTGACGAAATGAAGCGGGAACGACG contains the following coding sequences:
- a CDS encoding S-layer homology domain-containing protein yields the protein MKAGIMKGYNETKFGANDFITREQMAVTFVRAFGYEDEAAGLNLSIKFADAAQVSDWAKADVALAAEIGFIQGDGTNFNPKGNAERQAVARLAYEFYKNKDVYVKKAEEVVIANLKVVSVTVINSKKIEVTFNDGSKQTVDLLEALKPNVETEVKVTYKGKEFVVKVKWEADNVLQKLLVDSNTVTINDTNYVVASNAALTVNGLYVAFGTDALRVFQVGKPVQFTTNGAPTPVIISMSATYPSVKGRVSEVGVNTNGQYVVVDGKTLQFANTWWFVDTSGNVNAGSSSSIAQGQTYTFITNDEGKVVTAFAHAANTAAGVVTATGTDIEGKNYVVIDGKRYAFVTTPTIRLHGTTKSFADIGSVVSGGSKIIGNAILNAKGEVNTLDLYYETLTGSFGTTSSATGDVGLDTNGTPGIDYYVKTGLNTFSTPTSAATVVPSVTIILDGKQTKSDGTAYTLADLNTYLGDSANTNARVKLTFNKSGQVIAIEAKKDVVQGVVTATRVVNNSEYYVTLNGKEYRLTGNAVTRFFAPDGNGVPQASGGYHDEVASGQRVIVYAVLDFQGRIVDFVKAPNSGTAGTPQIANLVGATVVATPTEKGVNSSGSETYAAAGTIRVMDQFGNIYELTLASGTNVGAQIIKNGETVSFSSIKKGDIVDVYYTGSTSPYDAEYVVIR
- a CDS encoding S-layer homology domain-containing protein, with the translated sequence MDVKKKVLAGALASSLVLSSITPAFAANLSDIEKSYARAEIQALVEAGIISGYPDGTFKPTAKITRAEFAKVLAKALGLKEDAERRSSSPTFPSGLAAMSARL
- a CDS encoding YigZ family protein, producing MPSIAYRTVKGYGEAEIVIQKSRFIAQVARAETEEEAAAFIHAVKAKHWDATHNCSAYVVGEHDQWQRSSDDGEPSGTAGRPILEVIRRLGLKNTVVVVTRYFGGIKLGASGLIRAYAESAAAGIAAAGVVERALYDRVDVTVDYADWGRVEYWARQAGVLVDDVAFTHVVQARLLCPPEATDAVREKLAELTAGRAAVTVAGQAWVEKEAQS